The region TGGGTCGCAGGCATAAATGACGCTATTCCCCTGCATTTTTCCCGCTATTTCCCCAACTACCAGATGGACCTGCCGCCTACGCCTGTGGACACTCTCGAAATGGCATGGAAAGCTGCAAAAGAGAGGTTAAAGTATGTCTATGTGGGCAATATCCCTCATTCAGAGTGGGACGATACCATATGCTATCAGTGCGGAAAGACGGTAATACAGAGAAGGGGGTTTTCTGTCACTGATATCAACCTTGTCAATGGACATTGCGCATTCTGCGGCGCCAAGATACACGTAATAGGCTAATTGCTGCCAGCCCCATTTGACTTATCTCTTTTTGTTCTTCTCTTAAAGAAACTTGTGGCCATAAGGGCTCCGCCCACTATCAGTGTAAGATGGTAAGTCACGAAGCGCCATATTATCACGAAGACCCCCAGCAGATGAAATGGAACGATTTGACCAAAAAGAATGGCAAAAGAAGCCTCAGCTGCTCCACTGGCGCCCGGAGTGGGAGCATATGCCGCCGCCAGATAGAATATGCTGATTATTCCCATTGCCCCCGCATAGGGTGGGCTTACCCCCATACCCACCAAAATGAGAATGGGGATGAGAAATAAGAAAATCCATCCCAGGAATCCAAGCAGGGCAACGAGGATCAGAACAGGCCGGTGTTCGATCATGAATTTCTTGAGCGCCGAACGGAACGCAATCACTTCATCGCTGATTCGGGTGATCATAGTCTGAGCTAGCTTATCTGAGATGACTCTCTTAACGAGACGATTGCCGAGGATCGTCCTTGTGATTCCGATAGCCGTATGGGGGCGGACCATGAAGAAGACGCCTAGAAACATCGCGATGAAGTATAGTGCCAGGCCGATGGAGATGGCGATATTCATGCCCCTTGGAATATCCCATGTCCTCTTGCTCATTATGAGCCATACCGGGAAGGCGGATCCGAGGACAAATCGGGCCAGGGCGGAAAGGATGGTCTTGACGGCGATCACGGCTGTTGATTCACCGATGGTGATGCCAGCTTGCTGCAGCATGTAGACTTGGACTGGTTCGCCTCCGGTATCAAACGGAGTGACGGCCGAGACAAAGGCGCCGATCAAGGAGATCCGCAGTGATTGCATGAAACTCAGTTTGCCCTTTAAAGCTCGCACCAAAAGTCCGATGCGTATGGCATCAGTTATCCAACCGAGGATCATTATGGCTCCTGCGATTGCCAGGTAAGCAGGGCGAATCCGGAAAAGACTTGGCATGAAATCTGGACCTGCGGTGAGTCGCAGTATGATAAGGGCAGCCGCCATGCTGAGCAATATCGCGGCTAGAGTTCCTTTTCCAATATTGTTGCGAGTATTCTTGATTTCCAAACCATCACCTCCTAGAAGTACTTTGATGGATTGAGCCTTCAATGAAATATATTCGCATCTTACAGGTCATAGCCAAGAAAATCTCTCCTTGGGTATTGCATAGATATACAGGTCGATAGTATAATTATTGCAATCGACAGGTGACGAACAGGTGGAGGGATTCAAATTGATAAAGGCGACCATAGTGGGCGGATCAGGCTACACAGGTGGAGAAGTCATCCGGATACTCCTGTCTCATCCTGAGGTCAGGATTGCTCATGTGATATCGCGGACACACGCCGGAAAGCAAGTAAGCGATGTGTTCCCCAACCTGCGTGGCTTAGTGGATCTAGAGTTTTGCCCACTAGAAATATCTGAATACATAAATGATACCGATGTGGTATTCTGCTGCGCGCCTCATGGAACTGCAATGGATCTCGCCTCAGGCCTCGGTGACGCAAAGATGATAGATCTTGGACCTGACTTTCGGTTCAGAGATCCCGCAACCTTTGAGGCATGGTACAAGATACCCCACGCCGCGCCTGAGTTGCTCAAGAACTCTGCCTATGGGCTTGTAGAACTCCACAAAGAAGTCATCTCTAGGGCAAAGATCATAGGCAATCCCGGGTGCTACCCAACCTGTTCGATCTTGGCTCTTGCACCGCTATTATCTCATGGCCTCATCGATCCGGCAAGTATAGTGATCGACGCCAAATCCGGGGTCTCCGGCGCGGGCAGGACTCCTGGCCCGGGATATCATTTCCCTGAGATAAACGATGGGATGAGACCCTACGGGGTGCCGGGCCATAGGCACACGCCGGAGATCGAGCAGGAGCTCTCGTCGATCGCTGGCGTGAACATTGTATGTTCATTTACGCCGCATCTTGTGCCAATGACCCGTGGCATACTCGTTACCTGCTATGCAAAGTTGAATGAATACGATGCAGCGGGGTATTCGCGGCAAGCGATGGACAGTGATGACATGATCGCCCTCTACCAGGATTTCTATCATGGCAAACCCTTTGTCAGAGTCCTGGGGAAGGATATGTTGCCAAATACGAAGGCTGTGTATGGGTCCAATTTCTGTGACGTGACCGTGAGAGTCGATACAAGGACCAAGCGAGTAATCGCCATGGCCGCGATAGACAACCTTGTCAAAGGCGCCGCTGGACAGGCGGTTCAGAATATGAACGTCATGTTCGGCCTTGATGAAAGAGTCGGTCTTCTCTCGCCGCCTATCTTTCCATGACACTCTTATCACGAAACCGGGGGGATATTTAAAATATGAAAATCGATACGACCAAGGAGAAGTTCTTACATAGATATAAAATGCACCCCATAGACGGGGGTGTCACTGCCCCGACCGGGTTTCTGGCATCAGGTGTCTGCTGCGGCATCAAGTCGCAGGCGTTAGATCTTGCCTTAATTTTCTCAGAGAATGATTGTGTAGCTTCAGGATTGTTTACCTCTAATATCGTAAAGGCCGCCCCGGTGTTGGTGAGTCAGAAGCATCTATCCGGTGGCAGCGCAAGAGCGATCATCGCAAATAGCGGTAATGCAAATGCCTGCACAGGGGCTGATGGCATGAGTGACGCAATGGAAGTCGTGAAGGCCGTCGCCAGGGTTCTCAAGATCGAAGAAGAACAGGTCCTCATCGCCTCAACCGGGGTTATCGGGGTGAGGCTGCCCGTGGATAAAGTGATGGCAGGTATACCAGAGGCTGCAAGGCTTCTTTCACGCCAAGGTGAAAAAGAAGCGTCTATGGCTATCCTGACCACAGATTCATTTGCAAAGAAGTACGCGGTGGAGATAGATATCGATGGCGTGCCAGTGAGGATAGGCGGCATGGCCAAGGGGTCGGGCATGATTCACCCGAATCTGGCCACCATGCTGGCATTTATCACAACTGATGTAAATATCTCAAAAACTGCCCTTGATTTGGCCCTTCAACTGGCATGCCGTGATAGCTTCAATATGATAACTGTAGATGGCGATACAAGCACCAATGACAGCGTCTTTGTCATGGCGTCGGGCGCGGCTGGCAATGAGAAAATAGATCTCAAAAATCCTGATCTTGGAAATCCGGGTGCAGGCCTGGGCCCGTTTGATGCTTTCGTCCAGGGACTCACCCTTGTGGCACGTGAGCTTTCTCATATGATAGTCAGAGATGGCGAAGGAGCTACCAAGTTTGTGGAGATCAGAGTGAAATCTGCCCCCAGTGAGTCTGATGCCAGGAAAATCGCCAGGACAGTTGCAACTTCCAATCTGGTCAAAACCGCCATTTTCGGAGCCGACGCCAATTGGGGAAGGATTTTGGCCGCAGCGGGTCGTTCCGGGGTCACCTTTGACCCAGATAAGGTCGATATTTATCTTGGAGCAATCAAAGTAGCCCAAGGAGGCTGCGGGTTTCCGTTTTCAGATGGAGAGGCCAGGGAAGTCCTGGAGAAGAAGGATATAACCATTACCATCGATCTTAATTCAGGATGCGCTGGGGCTGCGGCGTGGACTTGTGATCTCAGTTATGATTACGTGCGGATCAATGCTAGCTATAGATCTTAGGGGGCATGAAGAATGCACGATGTGCTGGAGAAGGCAGAGGTGCTCACCGAGGCACTTCCTTACATGCGGCTGTTTTTTGGGAAGACCGTGGTCATAAAATTAGGCGGCAATGCTATGAGTGATGCGAATAGGCGGAATACCATCGCTCAAGATATAGTCCTGCTGAGATATATCGGCCTCAATCCCGTTGTCATTCATGGGGGAGGCCCGGAAATCAGCGATGTTATGGAGAAGCTCGGGCTGAAACCCCAATTTGTAAATGGTCGCAGGGTAACCGACCAGGCAACTATGGATGTCGTTGAGATGGTGCTCTGCGGAAGGCTGAATAAAGAGCTGGTGTCACTCCTGAGCAAGCATGGGGCCAAGGCGGTGGGGCTTTCCGGAAAGGATGGAAATCTGATCCTTGCGAGGAGAGAAGGGAATGGAGAACTCGGTCAGGTTGGCGAGATACAAGAGGTGCACCCTGAGATAGTCCAGGTGCTTTGTGGAAATGGTTTCATTCCGGTCATAGCGCCGGTTGCGCAGGATGCGGAAGGGGTGGCATACAACATAAATGCTGACATTGTGGCAGGATATCTCGCGCCTGCGCTTGGAGCCAGCAAGCTGATCATCCTCACTGATGTTGAGGGCGTCCTCGAGACAGAGGGTGACGTGAACACATTGATTTCCTCTCTCTCTTTGGAGGAAGCACGTCATATGCTGCAAACGAAAAAAGCCAGCCGGGGAATGATTCCAAAACTAGAAGGGTGCATCGCGGCGCTAAATGGTGGGGTTCCGAGGGCACATATCATCGATGGTAGGGTCCCGCACGCTTTGTTATTGGAGATCTTCACGGATAAAGGGATAGGAACCATGGTGATCGGAGGACGAGGATGGTAAGGGGGGTCTCCCGTGCTAGATGCAGAGAGTAAGATAAGAAATTATGTTATGAACACCTATGCAAGGTTGCCGGTGACTATAGTCCGGGGCCGTGGGA is a window of Bacillota bacterium DNA encoding:
- a CDS encoding flippase-like domain-containing protein, with the translated sequence MEIKNTRNNIGKGTLAAILLSMAAALIILRLTAGPDFMPSLFRIRPAYLAIAGAIMILGWITDAIRIGLLVRALKGKLSFMQSLRISLIGAFVSAVTPFDTGGEPVQVYMLQQAGITIGESTAVIAVKTILSALARFVLGSAFPVWLIMSKRTWDIPRGMNIAISIGLALYFIAMFLGVFFMVRPHTAIGITRTILGNRLVKRVISDKLAQTMITRISDEVIAFRSALKKFMIEHRPVLILVALLGFLGWIFLFLIPILILVGMGVSPPYAGAMGIISIFYLAAAYAPTPGASGAAEASFAILFGQIVPFHLLGVFVIIWRFVTYHLTLIVGGALMATSFFKRRTKRDKSNGAGSN
- a CDS encoding N-acetyl-gamma-glutamyl-phosphate reductase, encoding MIKATIVGGSGYTGGEVIRILLSHPEVRIAHVISRTHAGKQVSDVFPNLRGLVDLEFCPLEISEYINDTDVVFCCAPHGTAMDLASGLGDAKMIDLGPDFRFRDPATFEAWYKIPHAAPELLKNSAYGLVELHKEVISRAKIIGNPGCYPTCSILALAPLLSHGLIDPASIVIDAKSGVSGAGRTPGPGYHFPEINDGMRPYGVPGHRHTPEIEQELSSIAGVNIVCSFTPHLVPMTRGILVTCYAKLNEYDAAGYSRQAMDSDDMIALYQDFYHGKPFVRVLGKDMLPNTKAVYGSNFCDVTVRVDTRTKRVIAMAAIDNLVKGAAGQAVQNMNVMFGLDERVGLLSPPIFP
- the argJ gene encoding bifunctional glutamate N-acetyltransferase/amino-acid acetyltransferase ArgJ — translated: MHPIDGGVTAPTGFLASGVCCGIKSQALDLALIFSENDCVASGLFTSNIVKAAPVLVSQKHLSGGSARAIIANSGNANACTGADGMSDAMEVVKAVARVLKIEEEQVLIASTGVIGVRLPVDKVMAGIPEAARLLSRQGEKEASMAILTTDSFAKKYAVEIDIDGVPVRIGGMAKGSGMIHPNLATMLAFITTDVNISKTALDLALQLACRDSFNMITVDGDTSTNDSVFVMASGAAGNEKIDLKNPDLGNPGAGLGPFDAFVQGLTLVARELSHMIVRDGEGATKFVEIRVKSAPSESDARKIARTVATSNLVKTAIFGADANWGRILAAAGRSGVTFDPDKVDIYLGAIKVAQGGCGFPFSDGEAREVLEKKDITITIDLNSGCAGAAAWTCDLSYDYVRINASYRS
- the argB gene encoding acetylglutamate kinase, which gives rise to MHDVLEKAEVLTEALPYMRLFFGKTVVIKLGGNAMSDANRRNTIAQDIVLLRYIGLNPVVIHGGGPEISDVMEKLGLKPQFVNGRRVTDQATMDVVEMVLCGRLNKELVSLLSKHGAKAVGLSGKDGNLILARREGNGELGQVGEIQEVHPEIVQVLCGNGFIPVIAPVAQDAEGVAYNINADIVAGYLAPALGASKLIILTDVEGVLETEGDVNTLISSLSLEEARHMLQTKKASRGMIPKLEGCIAALNGGVPRAHIIDGRVPHALLLEIFTDKGIGTMVIGGRGW